GCGTCGGGATCACCGGTGACTTCCAGGGCAAGCTCATGTACGAGCAGCAGCCGATGAAGATGTCCGCGGCCGAGGGCCACGTCGAGGGCGGGGAGGCCGTCCCGTTCTCGCTGCTCGCGATCGGTGACCTGTCCGGCGACCCCGAGAACGTCCAGCACCTCGTCAAGATCCCGGGCGTGACGTCCTTCCTGGGCACGGGGTCCTTCACCGGCGAGGACAGCTACCTGCCCGGCGTCAACGACCTGCAGGAGGAGTACACCGAGCGGTACGCCGACCAGTTCGGCACCGATGTGGACTACATCCCCAACCTTGCGGTCACCTACTGGTCCTTCCGGCTCATGATCGGGCTGGCCGCGTTCTCCGCCGCGCTGGCCGTGGCCGGGCTGTGGCTGCTGCGCCGCGGCCGCGTCACCGACGCCACGTGGTTCTCGCGCCTGTGCCTGGTGGCCCTGCCGATGCCTTTCCTGGCCTCGTCGTTCGGCTGGATCTTCACCGAGATGGGCCGCCAGCCCTGGGTGGTCCACCCCAACCCTGCCAACCCGGTCGACCAGGTCTACATGCTGACCCAGGACGGCGTCTCCACCGTCGTTCCCGCCGGCACCGTGCTCACCTCGATGGTGGTGTTCACCCTGCTGTACGCGGCGCTGGGGGTGGTGTGGTTCCTGCTGATCAAACGGTACGTCCGCGAGGGCGTCGAGCCCCTGGCCGAGGACCGCACCGACGAGCCGGACGAGGTGACGAGCTCCGAGGAGCTCGAACCGACCCTGTCCTTCGCGTACTGACCGCCCGCGCCGCTGAACTGGAGACGTAGACCATGGATCTCCCCCTGTTGTGGTTCCTCCTCATCGCCGTCCTGTGGACGGGCTACCTCGTCCTCGAGGGCTTCGACTTCGGCGTGGGCATGCTGCTCAAGCCGTTCGCGCGGGACGAGAAGGAGCGCCGTGTGCTGCTGCGCTCGATCGGCCCGGTCTGGGACGGCAACGAGGTGTGGCTGCTTACCGCGGGCGGCGCCACCTTCGCCGCCTTCCCGGAGTGGTACGCCACGATGTTCTCCGGCATGTACCTGCCCCTGCTGCTGATCCTGCTCGCGCTGATCGTGCGGGTCTGCGCCATCGAGTGGCGCGCGAAGATCGACGACCCGGCGTGGCGGAACCGCTGGGACTGGGCGCACACCATCGGCGCCTGGGTGCCCGCGGTGCTCTGGGGTGTCGCGTTCGCCAACCTCGTCCAGGGCATGGAGATCGAGGTCATCGACGGCAACCACCAGCTCGTCGGCGGGTTCTTCTCCCTGCTCACCCCGTTCACGCTGCTCGGCGGTGTCATGACGGCGGTCGTCTTCCTCACCCACGGGGCGGTGTTCCTCGCCCTGAAGACCGACGGCGAGGTCCGCGAGCGCGCCGGTGCGCTGGCCCAGCGCCTGTCCGTGGTCTCCGTGGTGGTGGCCGGCGCGTGGGCGGTGTGGGCGCAGCTGGCCTTCTCCGCGCACGTGTGGACGTGGGCGCCGCTCGCCGTCGCCGCGCTCGCGCTGGTCGGCGTCGTCGTGACCACCCGGGCGCGCCGGGAGGGCTGGGCGTTCACCCTCAATGCCCTCGCGATCGTCGCGGCGGTGGTGCTCATCTTCGGGACGATGTTCCCCAACGTCATGCCGTCCTCGATCGACCCCGCGTTCTCGCTGAGCATCGACGCCGCCGCGTCCTCGCAGGCCACCATGCAGGTGATGAGCGTGGTCGCCCTGGTCCTGGTGCCGGTCGTCCTGGCCTACCAGGGCTGGACCTACTGGGTGTTCCGCAAGCGCATCAGCACCCACGAGATCGGCGGCCACGAGGGCCTGTCCCCGCAGCCGGCCGGGTCCGAGGGCCACGGGGAGCCGCGGGGCACACTGATCCGGTGAAGCCGCTCGACCCCCGACTCCTCCACCACGCCCGGGCCGCCCGTCGCTACATCGCCCTGACGGCGCTGACCGGCTTCACGACGGCGGCCCTGGTGGTGGCCCAGGCGCTGCTCCTCTCCCGGGCCATCTCCCCCGTCATCGAGGGCCGGGCCGGGTGGGCCGACGTCGCGCACCTGGTCGGGTGGTTCGTGGCCGTCGTCGCGGCACGGTTCGGGGTGCTCATGGTCCAGGAGACCTTCGCGCACCGCGCCGCCCGCGACGTCATCACCGACCTGCGCGCCCAGGTCCTGGCCCGGGCGGTCGAGCACGGGCCCCGCTGGCTCGCCGACGGGCACGGCGCCCAGGTGGTCACCCTCGCCACCCGCGGCCTGGACGACCTCGAGCCGTACTTCGTGCGTTACCTGCCCCAGCTGCTGCTCGCCGCCACGGTCACCCCCGCCTCGCTGCTGGTGGTCTTCGGTCTCGACCTCGTCTCCGCGCTGATCATCACCGTGACGCTGCCGCTGATCCCGGTGTTCATGTGGCTGATCGGCCTGCTCACCCAGCGGTTCGCGGCCGAGAAGCTCCTCGCGATGCAGCGGCTGGGGGCGCAGCTGCTAGACCTGCTCGCCGGGCTCGGCACCCTCAAGGCTCTCGGGCGCGAGCACGGTCCGGGCCGGCGCGTGGGCGAGCTCGGCCGCGCCTACACGCGCACCACGATGGCCACGCTGCGGGTGGCGTTCCTCTCCGGCGCGGTGCTGGAGTTCCTCGCCTCCCTCTCCGTGGCTCTGGTGGCCGTGGTCATCGGCACCCGGCTCGTGGCCGGCAACCTCGACCTCACCACCGGCCTGGCGGTGCTCATGCTCGCCCCGGAGATCTACAAGCCCATCCGTGAGGTGGGTTCCCAGTTCCATTCCTCCGCCGACGGCGTCGCCGCCGCCGAGCAGGCCTTCGCCGTGCTCGACCGGCCGATCCCGCCGGCCGGCACCGCACCAGCGCCCGACCTGCGCCGCACCACCATCGTGCTCGACGGCGTCGGCGTCGCCGCCCCCGGCCGCAACACCTGGGCCCCGTGGCACCTCGACGCCCGGATCCGCCCGGGCCGCGTCGTCGCGCTCGTGGGTCCCTCCGGGGCGGGCAAGACCACGGCCGCGTCCGTGGTGCTGGGGCTGCTGCGCCCCGACGCCGGCCGCGTCAGGCTGGACTCGGGTGCGGGCGAGGTCAGCCCGGAGCCGGGCGCCGACGAGGTCCGCCCGGACCAGGGCGCCGGCGGGCCGGCGCTCGACCTCGCCGACGTCGACCCCGCCGCCTGGCGCGCCCAGGTGGCCTGGGTGCCGCAGCGGCCGATCATCCTCGCCGGCACCGTGCGGGAGAACGTCCTCGGCGACGCCGCCGACGAGGTCGATGCGCGCGCCGTCGCCGCCGCCGCGGCCACCGGCCTGACCGAGGTGCTCGCCGCCCTGCCCGCCGGCTGGGACACCGTGCTCGGCCAGGGCGGGGCGGGCCTGTCGGTCGGGCAGCGTCAGCGCCTGGCCCTGACCCGCACCCTCCTGGGCGACGAGCAGCTGGTGGTCCTCGACGAGCCCACCGCACACCTCGACGCGGCCTCCGAGCGCTTCGTGCTCGACGCCGTCGCCGCGCTGCGCGACGCCGGACGCACCGTCCTGGTCATCGCCCACCGCGCGGCCGTGGTGGCGATGGCCGACGACGTCGTCACGGTGCAGTCCCGCACCGGCGTGATTGGCGAGAGGGACGTGCCCCCACTCGCCGACCGTGCCGCGCCGACGGCCACCCAACCCGCCGCCGAGGCCGTGGAGGCCCGCCCGTGACCGCGACCACGACCCCCGCCCGGCCGGTGCCCGGTCCATCCCGCACCGCCGTCAACTCGGCGGCGCCCGACCGACCCCGCGCCGTCCTGCCCGCCACCGAGCGCCGCGCGCTACGACGCGCCCTCACCCTGCTCGATCTGGACCGGGAGCGGCTGCTGTGGGCGATCCTGGCCGGCAGCGCGGGGCTGGGCAGCGCCGTCGCCCTGAGCGCGTGCGCCGCCTGGCTCATCGCCCGGGCGTCCCAGATGCCACCGGTGCTGGAGCTGTCGATCGCGTCCGTGGCGGTACGCATGTTCGGCATCTCGCGCGGGCTCATGCGCTACCTCGAGCGACTGGCCTCGCACGAGGTGGCGCTGCGTGGCATGGCGTCGCTGCGCGAGCACGTCTACCGCACGCTGGCCGACGGGCGCACCGACGCCGTCGCCGGGCTGCGCCGCGGTGACCTGCTGGCCCGCACCGGCGCCGACGTCGACGCCGTCGGCG
This window of the Georgenia yuyongxinii genome carries:
- a CDS encoding cytochrome ubiquinol oxidase subunit I, coding for MEALDLARWQFGITTVYHFILVPLTIGLSPLVAIMHTAWVRTGNERWHRLTKFFGKVLLINFALGVATGIVQEFQFGMNWSEYSRFVGDIFGAPLAIEALAAFFLESTFLGLWIFGEGKLPKWLHSACIWAVAVGTTLSAYWILAANSWMQHPVGAVFNPETGRAELDGVGGFLEVITNNTLVAAFTHTLTASWLVAGTFVAGICGWWIVRSVRAGREHEARQVWRTGAYVGLVTMLIAGVGVGITGDFQGKLMYEQQPMKMSAAEGHVEGGEAVPFSLLAIGDLSGDPENVQHLVKIPGVTSFLGTGSFTGEDSYLPGVNDLQEEYTERYADQFGTDVDYIPNLAVTYWSFRLMIGLAAFSAALAVAGLWLLRRGRVTDATWFSRLCLVALPMPFLASSFGWIFTEMGRQPWVVHPNPANPVDQVYMLTQDGVSTVVPAGTVLTSMVVFTLLYAALGVVWFLLIKRYVREGVEPLAEDRTDEPDEVTSSEELEPTLSFAY
- the cydB gene encoding cytochrome d ubiquinol oxidase subunit II, which codes for MDLPLLWFLLIAVLWTGYLVLEGFDFGVGMLLKPFARDEKERRVLLRSIGPVWDGNEVWLLTAGGATFAAFPEWYATMFSGMYLPLLLILLALIVRVCAIEWRAKIDDPAWRNRWDWAHTIGAWVPAVLWGVAFANLVQGMEIEVIDGNHQLVGGFFSLLTPFTLLGGVMTAVVFLTHGAVFLALKTDGEVRERAGALAQRLSVVSVVVAGAWAVWAQLAFSAHVWTWAPLAVAALALVGVVVTTRARREGWAFTLNALAIVAAVVLIFGTMFPNVMPSSIDPAFSLSIDAAASSQATMQVMSVVALVLVPVVLAYQGWTYWVFRKRISTHEIGGHEGLSPQPAGSEGHGEPRGTLIR
- the cydD gene encoding thiol reductant ABC exporter subunit CydD, whose translation is MKPLDPRLLHHARAARRYIALTALTGFTTAALVVAQALLLSRAISPVIEGRAGWADVAHLVGWFVAVVAARFGVLMVQETFAHRAARDVITDLRAQVLARAVEHGPRWLADGHGAQVVTLATRGLDDLEPYFVRYLPQLLLAATVTPASLLVVFGLDLVSALIITVTLPLIPVFMWLIGLLTQRFAAEKLLAMQRLGAQLLDLLAGLGTLKALGREHGPGRRVGELGRAYTRTTMATLRVAFLSGAVLEFLASLSVALVAVVIGTRLVAGNLDLTTGLAVLMLAPEIYKPIREVGSQFHSSADGVAAAEQAFAVLDRPIPPAGTAPAPDLRRTTIVLDGVGVAAPGRNTWAPWHLDARIRPGRVVALVGPSGAGKTTAASVVLGLLRPDAGRVRLDSGAGEVSPEPGADEVRPDQGAGGPALDLADVDPAAWRAQVAWVPQRPIILAGTVRENVLGDAADEVDARAVAAAAATGLTEVLAALPAGWDTVLGQGGAGLSVGQRQRLALTRTLLGDEQLVVLDEPTAHLDAASERFVLDAVAALRDAGRTVLVIAHRAAVVAMADDVVTVQSRTGVIGERDVPPLADRAAPTATQPAAEAVEARP